A region from the Pseudomonas sp. P8_229 genome encodes:
- a CDS encoding lysis protein, whose protein sequence is MVVPWKALGAIALVLIGAGSAWQFQDWCYGKQLAEQAQQHAEAINQLTLAAATAQQVEQDKRLALEQRLSASEQAHLRKMTDAQRDQDRLATSDLRLSVLLGATDAAKGCGVPATAGGVHYAAVRARLDPAHAHRILAITDEGDRGLIALQACQAFVREVVR, encoded by the coding sequence ATGGTCGTGCCGTGGAAAGCGTTGGGTGCGATAGCGCTGGTGCTGATCGGCGCCGGCAGCGCCTGGCAGTTTCAGGACTGGTGCTACGGTAAGCAGCTTGCCGAGCAGGCCCAGCAGCACGCCGAAGCCATCAATCAACTGACCCTAGCGGCCGCCACCGCCCAGCAGGTCGAGCAGGACAAGCGTCTGGCGCTCGAGCAGCGGCTGTCGGCCAGTGAGCAAGCCCACTTAAGGAAAATGACCGATGCCCAACGTGACCAAGATCGCCTTGCCACTTCTGATCTGCGGTTGTCAGTCCTCCTCGGCGCAACCGACGCTGCCAAAGGCTGTGGAGTGCCAGCCACCGCCGGCGGCGTGCATTATGCAGCCGTACGCGCCCGACTTGACCCGGCGCATGCCCATCGAATTCTCGCCATCACCGACGAAGGCGACCGGGGGCTGATCGCGCTGCAGGCGTGCCAGGCATTCGTCCGGGAAGTGGTTCGCTGA